CGAGCTTTATCAAATGTAACCTTTACTTCATAATCATTAATTACCTCAATACCAGAGATGCTATCTGCTTCGCCTTTGTTATACGCTTCAGCACCTTCAATAGTTTGAACATTTGAGTAACGAGGACCTTCATAATCTGGATCCGCTAACGTTTCTAGAGCAAAGACCCAGTCATTAACCGTTAGCTCATCACCATTGTGCCACTTAACACCTTCTTCAAATTTGAAAGTGTACGTTTTGTTATCTTCTGTTTCCCAATTTGCTAAGTGTGGTTCCGGAGCTAAATTTTCATCATATGTGAAAAGTGGATCAACCATAAACTGAAGAATTTCAAAATCTGTAGCTGTACCATAATAATGGACGTTTAGAATTCCTTCAGGCTCAGAGTCAATCGCATATGTTAGTGTTCCACCTTGTTTTGGTTCGCCGTCAGCGTTTTCTTCCGTTTCTGTACCTTCATCAGAACTTGAATCTTCCGTTGTATCTTCTTCAGAATCTGTTTGCGCTTCCGTATCATCTCCACTATTACAAGCAGCCAGGAACAACGAAAGCATTAACACCATGGATAAAAGCCAATATAATCTCTTGTTCTTCATGAGTGAACCCCCCTGTTAATTGTTTAAATAATGATTAATCGTAAAGAATACATGCAACGTGCTGACCTGGTTTCACCTCCTTTAAATCAGGTTTGATGCTTGAGCATCGATCCATCGCCTTTGGACACCTTGTATGAAATGGACAGCCAGAAGGTGGATTTTCAGGACTTGGTACATCTCCTTGTAAGACGATTCGTTCCCTTTTCTCTCCCATTTTAGAAGCATCAGGAACAGCTGAAATTAAGGCTTGAGTGTAAGGGTGCAATGGATTATCGTAAATGGAATGCTTGTCTGCTACCTCTACGATATTACCTAAATACATCACACCAATTCGGTCACTCATATGCTTTACCACACTTAAGTCGTGTGCAATAAACAAATAGGTTAAATCAAATTCATCTTGAAGTTCATTCAACAAGTTAAGTACCTGAGATTGTACAGATACATCAAGAGCAGATACCGGCTCATCGGCAATAATCAATTTAGGCTTTAACGCTAAAGCTCTAGCTATTCCAATTCGTTGACGCTGTCCACCTGAAAATTCGTGAGCATATTTATAATATGCTTCCTCCGGGAGGCCAACACGCGTTAGTAAATCCATCACTTCAACCTTTAACTCATCTTTGTTTTTATTCTTATAATAATTATGAATAGGCTCACTTACGATATCCCCAACCATTTGCATTGGATTCAAGGAAGCGTATGGATCCTGAAATACCATTTGAATATCTTGACGTATATCTCTAAGTCGTTTTCCATTTATATTCGTAATGTCCTCATTGTCAAAAGTGACTTTTCCACCTGTAGGTGTTAACAATCGTAAGATAGATCGGCCAGTTGTCGATTTTCCACAACCGGATTCTCCTACTAAACCAAGTGTTTCCCCTTTTCGAATGGTAAAGGATACACCATCTACAGCCTTAACTGCTCCAATAGTTCTTCGAAAGAAACCACCCTTTACCGGAAAATGCATTTGTAAGTTTTCAACTTCTAATAGATTATTAGTTTGAAAGGTTTTCATTTGGGTAATAGTCAATGTGACACCTCTTTTGCAGGTCGACTTGTCTCATAGAGGAGGCAAGCTACTTCATGACCGTACTCATTTTCTTTAAGCTCAGGTGTTACCTCTGTACATTCTTTCATAGCCTTTGGACAACGATTGGCAAACCGACACCCAACATGTGGCATGTTTTTTAGTGAAGGTACCATTCCATCAATTGTGGCTAACTGATCCGTTTCTACATCCATTCTTGGTATTGACCCCATTAGCAATTCAGTATAGGGATGCTTCGGCTCCTTAAATAATCTTCTTACATCTGTTTTTTCTACAATACGTCCGGCATACATTACGATAACCTCATCACATGATTCAGAAACAACTCCTAAGTCATGGGTAATGAGAATAATGGACATGTTATTTTTCCGTTGAATATCCTTTAGCAGCTCCAGTATTTGAGCTTGAACAGTTACATCTAGCGCTGTAGTTGGCTCATCTGCAATAAGAAGCTGGGGTTGACAAGCTATGGCCATAGCGATCATCACTCTTTGCCTCATACCCCCAGATAGTTGATGCGGATATTCATACACAACCTTCTCTGGTCTAGAGATTCCCACAGCTGTTAGTAGTTGTACCACTTTTTGCCTAGCTTCTTTTTTTGAGATTTTAAAATGGTTATGTAGCACTTCTTCTAATTGATAACCTATGGTGAACACTGGATTCAATGACGTCATAGGCTCCTGAAAGATCATTGCTATATCTTTCCCACGTATTTTATTCATTTCGTTATCATTTAAGTTCTCTAAGTTACGACCTTTAAATTTGATTTCCCCTGCATTTACCTTACCTATTCCTTTGGGAAGCAATCCCATAATCGATAACGACATAACACTTTTACCACATCCCGATTCACCTACAACCCCAATCACTTTACCAGGTTCCACATGAAATGTTACTCGATCGACCGCATTATAATCCTTTCCATCAATCCCAAAAGCTGTTTCCAGATTTTTCACTTCGAGCAAAGGGGCTTTCCCTTGCGATTGTTGAAAGTGATTCATATGTACACCTCTGAAAATTAGTATTTTTAGCAAATTTGGTAATTTTCTGATATTTCTTTTATATAGTATCCTAATATTTAACTACTAGTCAATCATTTCTTTACAAAAATATTACTTTTCTACAAATTTCGATAAAATTTAACTATTTTTTTCAAAATATAATCTCTGTTTATTCATTCATTTTAATCACAAAAAAATAAGCCCTCTCATATTATGAGAAGGCCTTAGCGAATTGTATTTATTTTGCAACTATCGCTTCTTCATTTTCTTGGAAGAAATGCTTCATGGCGTAGAAAACATCTGCTTTTCTACGAAGCACAAAATGTCTAAAACGAGGATCTTCGATTTTTTTATAGGAAGACATCAGGGTACTGTGCCTATTATACTGGTTTACTTCACCATACCCAAACATACTCGATAGATCCATCAAGTCATTCACATATTTTAAGCAACGCTTGTTATCCGAAGTTAAATTGTCACCATCTGAAAAATGGAATGGATAAATGTTATATCGATCAGGATGGTATTTCTCTTCAATTAGATCTAACGCTTTTTTATATGCTGATGAACAAATAGTTCCTCCACTTTCACCTTTTGAAAAGAAATCATCCTCTGAAACAACCTTAGCCTCTGTATGATGTGCAATAAACTCAATATCTACTGTTTCGTACTTCGTTCTCAAGAATCTGGTCATCCAAAAGAAAAAGCTACGACTCATATACTTTTCCCATACCCCCATAGAACCTGAGGTATCCATCATCGCCAACACCACAGCCTTCGATTCAGGCTTAACAACATCATTCCATGTTTTGTAACGAACATCTTCAGGATAAATAGGATTAAACGT
This genomic stretch from Pontibacillus yanchengensis harbors:
- a CDS encoding ABC transporter ATP-binding protein, giving the protein MKTFQTNNLLEVENLQMHFPVKGGFFRRTIGAVKAVDGVSFTIRKGETLGLVGESGCGKSTTGRSILRLLTPTGGKVTFDNEDITNINGKRLRDIRQDIQMVFQDPYASLNPMQMVGDIVSEPIHNYYKNKNKDELKVEVMDLLTRVGLPEEAYYKYAHEFSGGQRQRIGIARALALKPKLIIADEPVSALDVSVQSQVLNLLNELQDEFDLTYLFIAHDLSVVKHMSDRIGVMYLGNIVEVADKHSIYDNPLHPYTQALISAVPDASKMGEKRERIVLQGDVPSPENPPSGCPFHTRCPKAMDRCSSIKPDLKEVKPGQHVACILYD
- a CDS encoding ABC transporter ATP-binding protein; this encodes MNHFQQSQGKAPLLEVKNLETAFGIDGKDYNAVDRVTFHVEPGKVIGVVGESGCGKSVMSLSIMGLLPKGIGKVNAGEIKFKGRNLENLNDNEMNKIRGKDIAMIFQEPMTSLNPVFTIGYQLEEVLHNHFKISKKEARQKVVQLLTAVGISRPEKVVYEYPHQLSGGMRQRVMIAMAIACQPQLLIADEPTTALDVTVQAQILELLKDIQRKNNMSIILITHDLGVVSESCDEVIVMYAGRIVEKTDVRRLFKEPKHPYTELLMGSIPRMDVETDQLATIDGMVPSLKNMPHVGCRFANRCPKAMKECTEVTPELKENEYGHEVACLLYETSRPAKEVSH
- the yhbH gene encoding sporulation protein YhbH, which codes for MSRSKSFVISEENWSLHRKGYDDQQRHQEKVQDAIKNQLPDLISEESIIMSNGKDVVKIPIRSLDEYKIRYNYDKNKHVGQGKGDSQVGDVIAKDGSPKKAAGKGDKAGDKAGEDYYEAEVSLAELEEVLFTQLELPNLQEKEKDNIVTTDVEFNDIRKTGLQGNIDKKRTMLEAFKRNAMSGESTFNPIYPEDVRYKTWNDVVKPESKAVVLAMMDTSGSMGVWEKYMSRSFFFWMTRFLRTKYETVDIEFIAHHTEAKVVSEDDFFSKGESGGTICSSAYKKALDLIEEKYHPDRYNIYPFHFSDGDNLTSDNKRCLKYVNDLMDLSSMFGYGEVNQYNRHSTLMSSYKKIEDPRFRHFVLRRKADVFYAMKHFFQENEEAIVAK